CGCTCCCGCACCTGCGGGCCGGTCACCGGCACGGCGTTCCTCGCCCGTTTCGCGGCCCCGTGTGCGTGCTGTCGCAGTTGCTCCAGGCCGGGCGCGGCTCCTCACCGCTGCAGGCAGGCCCGCTGGTCACGTCGAGCGCGGCGATGCCCTGCACCGGCGCGATGGTCTCCTTCCGGCTCGTGCCCAAGCACGGGCTTGTGGTCGTCATCGGCGGGATGACCACCATGGTGGGTCCGCTGCCGTTCGCGGCGCAACCACCGGCCCCGAAAGCCGACGCGGCAGCCGGCGGCACCCTCGTTCCGAGCTCGCTGACCGGCACCGGGAACGGCACCGTGCCACCACGGCCGACCGGAGCCTCGCTCGTCACCCCCGGCCCGCAGCAGACCGGGGCAGACGCCGGCGTCCTCGACACGGCCCCGTGCTCCGGCAGCCGGGCGGGCATCCCGGCAGCCGGCAGCACGCCGCAGCGGCGCGTCGGGCGCCTTCCTGTCCGTCATCAACCACACCGCCGGCGACACCGAACCGGAGGCCATCCCGGCGCGCTCGCGCATCACCTCAGCAAGCCGGACCTCAAAAGCACCGGGAGCAGCCGTCCACGGTGACCCGGGCGAGGCCGCCGGACGGTCAGCTCCTCGACGGTGACGGCGCCCGTCCGCCTGCCCCCCAGGCAGCGCGGGTCCGTTCCCGCACACGCGCCGCAGACGGGGGTCGCGGCCCTGAGCACGCGGTGGCCCGACGCCTCCCGCGGTATCCGCGCCGGCTGTGCCAACGGCCCGCGCACCGGCTGTCCCGCCGGCGGGACAGCCGGCGCAACAGCCTCAGCTCGTGCGCTGCAGCTCCTGCGACAGGCTCTCCGCGCGCGGGTCGCCGAGTTCGTCGTAGAGCCGCAGCGCGGCGTTCCACGCCTCGGTGGCCCGGTCCTTCTCCCCGAAGCGGGCCAGGAGGTCACCGAGCCAGACCAGCCCGCCCGCCTCGCTCCAGCGGTCGTTGTCCGAACGGTGCAGGTCGATCGCGAGCCGCGCGTAACGCAGGGCCTGCTCGACGTCCCCGCGGAATTCGCAGATACCGCTCATCTTGATCAGGCCGCGGCCCAGCCGCTGATGGTCGCGAATCTCCTCACACAGCCGCAGCGAGTGCCGCACGGCCTCAAGCGCCGCATCGGACTTGCCCGCCTGGGTCTCTATGTCGCAGAGTATGGCGAGAGCCGCGGCATGGCCCTCCTCGTCGCCGACCTCCTCGAAGATCCGCACGGCCCGCATCGACAGTCCGTAGGCCTGCCCGGGGTCACCGCGGTCCCGCGCGGCGGTCGCCATGCCCGCCAGACTCCAGGCCTCCCCGCAACGGTCCCCGCACGCCCGGTGCAGGGCCATGGCTTCCTCGTACAGCCGCCCGCTCTCCGCGCGGTCGCGCAACCACCAGCGGGCATGGGCGAGATGGGTCTTGAGCCAGGCGAGCGCCCGCTGATCGCCCGTCTTCTCCGCCGCTTCCAGGCCGAGTTGGTGGCTGGTCACCCACACCGTCCACGGCTTGCGCAGCATCAGGTAGTCAAAAAGCCGCAGCACGAAGGCGGCCAGGACGTCGTGACAGCCCCATTCGGCCGCGAGCCTGCACACGGGCACGAAGTTCGGGAGCTCCACGTCACACCAGCGCAGCGCGGCCTCGGCATCGCAGAAGGGCCCGGGGCCGTCATCGTCCGACTCGTGGTGCAGCCAGTCCAGACGGGACCGGAAGGGAGCCAGCTGTCCACGCGCGGCGGTGACCGCCCGCAGATACCACAGCACCAGCCGCTCCACGGCCCGACGGCGCTCGTCCTCGTTCTCATCCACCCGGGCCCGCTCGGCGGCATACAGGCGCAGCAGCCCGTGCAGCCGGTACGCACCGCCGTCAAGGCGTTCCAGCAGATGGGTACTGTGCAGCCTCTCCAGCACGGAGACAACGTGAGCGCGGTCCCATCCGGCCAACGCGGCCGCGGCCTGCGCACTGACGGCCGTCCCCGGATGCAGGCTCAGCAGCCGGAACATCCGGCGGCAGTCGTCGTCGAGCTTGCGGTACGACCAGGAGAACACCGCCCGCACCGCGATGGAGTCGTCCGGCGAGAGCAGTTCCAGCAGACGCTCCTCGACCACGAGGCCGCTCAGCATCTGCTCCGGGCTCAGATGCGGATCCACCACCGCGTGCTCGGCAACGATACGCAGGGCCAGCGGCAGACGCCCGCACAGACGGGCCAGTTCATCGAGCGCGTGCATCTGCCCCGCGACCCGCTCCGGACCGAGGACCGTACGCAGCAACAGATGCGACTCCGCCCTCGACAGCGGCCGGAGAGTGACGCGCGTGGCATGGGTGCGCACCGCCATCGCGAACAGGCGGCTGCGGCTGGTGATGACGACGGCACAGTCACTGGCCGCCGGCAGGAGAGGTTCCACCTGCCCGGAATCGGCCGCGTTGTCGAGGATCAGCAGCACCCGCCGGCCGACCAGCAGCGAGCGGTACAACGCGGCTCTCTCATCGCTCCCCTCCGGTATGTCCGACGCCGGGACGCCCAGCGCGAAAAGGAACTTCTCCAGGACCACCTCGGGATAGACATCCGGTCCGTTGCCGGAATACCCCTGGAGATCCACATACAGCTGGCCGTCCGGGAAAAACGGTGCGACGTTGTGCGCCCAGCGCAGCGCGAGGGCCGTTTTGCCGACACCGGGGGGACCGTCGATCGCGACGGTCCGCGGCGTGCCCGGCTGGAGCGGACCGTTCAGTACCGCGTCGAGCTGGGCGAGTTCACTCTCCCGCCCGACGAAACCGGCCGTGACCACGGGAAGCTGGGCAAGAGGCGCCTTCCCGGTGCGGGCGGCCTGCGGTCTGACCGACTGGCCCCCGGCGAGCGCGATGAGCCGGCCACCCGCGTCCAGGGCCTCGTCACACAAGCGGGCCAGGTCCTCCGAAGGGGGACGGCCGTTCTTCACCTTGCTCAGCCAGCCCGCCGTGTAACCGACCCGCTGAGCCAGTTTCCTCCAGGACAGCTGCCGTTCGGCGAGCAACGCCTCAAGCTCCCGGCTGAAAGGCGTACTCCCACCCGACCGCGTGGTCATCATGCCTCCCCTCGCACGGACACCTCGTATCCAACGACCTGGAAAAGGCGGGTGAACGCAGACACCACACACGCACGGACAGGCCAGATCGACCCCCCGCCACCACGACCCGGTCAGCCCCTGGACCCCCTACCCCGCACCACACAACAAGAGGTCCGTCAGCCACAGCTTCCCTACTGTAACCACGCCCCCACACGCAAGCCGCTCACTTTACCCATCCTTGATCCGGAAAAGATTTTTCCGGGTGAACCACCGGTTTTTACAACCCTTTTCGGTCATCCGGCCGAATTCCTACGGACCGAACCCGCCCGCACTTTCCTTGACGCCCACCCAATGATCGTTGCCATTATGACGACCCCCTTTCACCAGAAAACAGCCTGCGGAGTTCTTTCATGCCCAAGGAAAACAACGCCCGCCAGGCAGGCGGACTCATCGAACAACGGTCCATCGACCACATACCGGACAGCGAACGGCACGGCAGACCCCGCAACCTGTTCAGCCTCT
This genomic stretch from Streptomyces rubradiris harbors:
- a CDS encoding ATP-binding protein; this translates as MVTAGFVGRESELAQLDAVLNGPLQPGTPRTVAIDGPPGVGKTALALRWAHNVAPFFPDGQLYVDLQGYSGNGPDVYPEVVLEKFLFALGVPASDIPEGSDERAALYRSLLVGRRVLLILDNAADSGQVEPLLPAASDCAVVITSRSRLFAMAVRTHATRVTLRPLSRAESHLLLRTVLGPERVAGQMHALDELARLCGRLPLALRIVAEHAVVDPHLSPEQMLSGLVVEERLLELLSPDDSIAVRAVFSWSYRKLDDDCRRMFRLLSLHPGTAVSAQAAAALAGWDRAHVVSVLERLHSTHLLERLDGGAYRLHGLLRLYAAERARVDENEDERRRAVERLVLWYLRAVTAARGQLAPFRSRLDWLHHESDDDGPGPFCDAEAALRWCDVELPNFVPVCRLAAEWGCHDVLAAFVLRLFDYLMLRKPWTVWVTSHQLGLEAAEKTGDQRALAWLKTHLAHARWWLRDRAESGRLYEEAMALHRACGDRCGEAWSLAGMATAARDRGDPGQAYGLSMRAVRIFEEVGDEEGHAAALAILCDIETQAGKSDAALEAVRHSLRLCEEIRDHQRLGRGLIKMSGICEFRGDVEQALRYARLAIDLHRSDNDRWSEAGGLVWLGDLLARFGEKDRATEAWNAALRLYDELGDPRAESLSQELQRTS